In Thermoanaerobacter uzonensis DSM 18761, the sequence TTACGGCGAAAACATTGGAGTCCTCGCAATAACAAGAGTATACAGCTCAAGAGTAATTCAAGGAGCAGCAATCATCGCAATACTTTTAAGCTTTATACAAAAAATAGGCGCTTTGATAGAAGTAATACCCCAGGCAGTAATGGGTGGAGTTACTATAATCCTCTTTGGAATGATTGCAGCAGCAGGTCTTCGAACTCTGGTAGAAAACAAAGTGGATTTTTCAGACAGCAGAAACTTAATAATAGCTTCTGTAATATTAACCTTAGGAGTAGGCGGCATAAAAATACCCTTGGGCAACTTTGTGTTCGAAGGCATAGGTCCTGCAACCTTAGCAGGAATACTTCTAAACCTTGTCTTGCCCAAAATCACCTTTGCAAAAGTAAAAAAGGCAGAAAAAACTTCAACCTCAAAAGAAGCCGTTCACGAAGCATGAAAAAGAGGGGAAATCCCCTCTTTTTTCATGCTTCTTTATTTTGCCATAGTTCTTACAAGAAATACAAAAAAGAGCCCATACAATTTTGTACAGGCTCTTTCAATTATCTATAATCTCCCAAAAGTTTTATATAATCCTCTAAAGTTCCATCCTCCAAACATGTTTCAATAATCTTTTTACCAAGAGGGTCAAGTTCAGGAACTAAGAATTGCTTTAATTCTCTTTTGAAGAATTCATTTAACATCTCAGCTCCTTTGTCATATCCATCATCTCCTACTTCGGGCTGCTTGTTAACTTGCAGCAATTCGCGAGGAATAAAACTTCCGTTTATTTTTAATGTATTTAAAGCATAACCGAGGAGACTGCTTCTCGCTGGTGTAACTTGATCTGGTCTAAATCTTACACTTCCTCTTCTCGCAAGATATTCACGAGCTATCCATTCGGGCATAAACCCTACTTTCCACACCCCTATATATTGGTTTGGAACGAGAATGTATCGAGTACCCGGTGTATTTATAATCTGCTGCAATAAAAGATTAGCGTGAATTACTCTTTTACCCGTTGCAAAAGGCCAATAAGAACCTACACCTTCGCTTTCGAGTCCACTTGTTCCTACTATACTTGGATTAGCGTGACCTCTCGGTGCAACTAATCTCCACAGCCAAGCAAGAGCAGGAGGCAACAAATGTAGAATTCCTATTATACCGTAGGAAGGCTTTTCTTTTGAAGAAGGTGGAGTCCTTACGCCAAAACTTCTCACGTCTACTTCTACAGCTTCATCAACTACATTTGGCATAAATCTTCTCGGCATTACTACACGAGGATTGGGACAAGGTTTACCAGGTGCATCCATAATATGTTCCCATATAAGACACGTGGACTTAGGTACTCCTTCTATGTTTAAAAAGATTAAAGGTTCTTTCGGATATATACACAACTTTTCAAGATGAGGATCTATTCCATATTCATTTATGTGGTCTACTCTTATAAACCAGCCTTTTTCTGCATCTTTTATAACTAACTTTTTCCCTTGCTGCAAAGCGGGATGGCACAAAGCCATATCATCAGTTACAGGTTGTAGCTCACAAGCTTCTTTTAGGTCTACGTATATTTCGTCACCTGTCACTAAATTGCGCCCTACTTTTATGCGCCCATCAGGCTCCCTGTGAATTTGCTCCAGCATTTCGCTCTTTCCGCCACCACTGGCACCTTCGTGCATAATAGTCAATATATTGTCATAAGGAGTAATTATTCTCACTGCAGAAGCATGAGCAGTAATCCATTCTTCTTTTTCACCGATTGTCAGAAGCACACCATATATTCCTTTCTTAGCACTGGGACCAAGATATAAATTATACGAAAAAAGCTCATGTAAATTTTCTAAGCGGTTATGGACAACTACCTGTTTTCCGTTAAAATGAGTATGCCTAAAAGGTGGAGCCAAATAAACAATGGCTCTTGGCAAAAAACCTTCTGGTATTTCACCTTTTGGGATAAAACCCTGTATGTCTGCAAGAGCAGTGGCAAAAAAACCTGCATTATCAGGCGCTATTAAAAGAGAAGGGTATCCATACTCTTCTCCACCCGACATAAAAGGCATAACAATTAAATTTTGCTTTTTCAGCCATTCAAAAGTTTTCTGCCTTAATTCGTCAAAATCATATCCATACCTATCCACAAACCTAGGTTTATCTGTCTCCCCATTATCAGCAACTACAAGACAATCTGGCTCTCTCCTTCTCATATAAGGCTCAGGATAATTAACTGCTAACCCATTTTTACACCTTGCCACAGTAGCTTCTAATACTTTTCCTTTTTCTGGAACATCATAAAAAATTTCAAAAAAGTCATTATTTCCTCCAACAGAAATTTCAAGAAGATGTTGTCTACTTTCTGGAATTGTTATTTTAGGACACACTTTTAATATATCTTCTACTTCTTCTGGTAGTCTCATTTTATTTATAATTTCCATTGTTTCCTTATTAATAATGAGTGAAAAGTCCAACTTATACCACCTCACAATAATAAGTATAAGAATATTATACAAAAAATTTTTCAAGTTTGCAATTTGAATAATAAAATTTGCAAAATAATTTTTAGGATGTATCTACATTCCGA encodes:
- a CDS encoding DUF4914 family protein, translating into MDFSLIINKETMEIINKMRLPEEVEDILKVCPKITIPESRQHLLEISVGGNNDFFEIFYDVPEKGKVLEATVARCKNGLAVNYPEPYMRRREPDCLVVADNGETDKPRFVDRYGYDFDELRQKTFEWLKKQNLIVMPFMSGGEEYGYPSLLIAPDNAGFFATALADIQGFIPKGEIPEGFLPRAIVYLAPPFRHTHFNGKQVVVHNRLENLHELFSYNLYLGPSAKKGIYGVLLTIGEKEEWITAHASAVRIITPYDNILTIMHEGASGGGKSEMLEQIHREPDGRIKVGRNLVTGDEIYVDLKEACELQPVTDDMALCHPALQQGKKLVIKDAEKGWFIRVDHINEYGIDPHLEKLCIYPKEPLIFLNIEGVPKSTCLIWEHIMDAPGKPCPNPRVVMPRRFMPNVVDEAVEVDVRSFGVRTPPSSKEKPSYGIIGILHLLPPALAWLWRLVAPRGHANPSIVGTSGLESEGVGSYWPFATGKRVIHANLLLQQIINTPGTRYILVPNQYIGVWKVGFMPEWIAREYLARRGSVRFRPDQVTPARSSLLGYALNTLKINGSFIPRELLQVNKQPEVGDDGYDKGAEMLNEFFKRELKQFLVPELDPLGKKIIETCLEDGTLEDYIKLLGDYR